A genome region from Natranaeroarchaeum sulfidigenes includes the following:
- a CDS encoding b(o/a)3-type cytochrome-c oxidase subunit 1, translating into MSTYVDRFPQEARIIRYSLYSSFVALFFGGVFGLIQTLHRTDFVRIIDSTQYYDVLTGHGVFMVITFTIFFLVGIFTWAVTSSLDRHVEDIRFTWSWYALMSLGTVFVAIPIFAGFVDSINMSAAVLFTFYAPLQAHPLFYIGLTMFVIGTWLAGADWFRSWWAWTKENPDDRIPLQTFMVLTTMIMWYIATLGIAVAILVFLLPWSLGLVDTVNPLLTRTLFWYWGHPVVYFWLMPAYLLWYTVLPKLSGGRLFSDPLARVVFVLFLLLSTPVGIHHQYLDPGIAEGFKFIAMTNTMFLLLPSLLTAFTVVASMEHGARQRGGEGKLGWLKALPWRDPAFAGMALAGLMFAAGGFSGMINAGMNINYLVHNSLWVPGHFHLTVGTAVALTLMAGTYWLLPQLTGSPLYSKQIGLFQVILWFVGMTFMSNAMHRAGLLGIPRRTAEPQYQDVTFEASIGTVGELDAQIALGGTILFVSLVLFLGNALLTALGPRVENPVDDELPPALSGPEDAPQVLDNLKLWTAIAIVMVILAYTLPLASIVSDGGLFGLGGEAFPVMADLTHFIEVLR; encoded by the coding sequence ATGAGCACGTACGTCGATCGGTTTCCACAGGAAGCCCGTATCATCCGTTATTCACTGTACAGTTCCTTCGTCGCGCTGTTTTTCGGTGGCGTCTTCGGCCTGATACAGACGCTCCATCGCACTGATTTCGTCCGGATTATCGACTCGACACAGTACTACGACGTGCTGACCGGTCACGGCGTCTTCATGGTGATCACGTTCACTATCTTCTTCCTGGTCGGCATCTTCACGTGGGCAGTCACGTCGAGCCTCGATCGACACGTCGAGGACATCCGGTTTACCTGGTCGTGGTACGCGCTGATGAGTCTGGGGACCGTGTTCGTGGCGATCCCGATCTTCGCGGGCTTTGTCGATTCGATCAACATGAGCGCGGCTGTCCTCTTTACGTTCTACGCACCGCTGCAGGCTCATCCGCTCTTTTACATCGGACTGACGATGTTCGTCATCGGGACGTGGCTTGCCGGTGCTGACTGGTTCCGATCGTGGTGGGCATGGACCAAAGAGAACCCCGACGACAGGATTCCGTTGCAGACGTTCATGGTGCTGACGACGATGATCATGTGGTACATTGCGACGCTCGGTATCGCTGTCGCCATCCTCGTCTTCTTGCTCCCCTGGTCGCTGGGCCTGGTCGATACAGTCAATCCGCTGCTGACGCGGACGCTGTTCTGGTACTGGGGTCACCCCGTCGTGTACTTCTGGTTGATGCCCGCGTACCTGCTGTGGTACACTGTGCTGCCCAAGCTTTCGGGCGGACGGCTCTTCAGCGACCCGCTCGCACGTGTCGTCTTCGTTCTCTTCCTGTTGCTCTCGACGCCGGTCGGGATCCACCACCAGTATCTCGATCCCGGTATCGCGGAAGGGTTCAAGTTCATCGCGATGACCAACACGATGTTCTTGCTCCTGCCGAGCCTGCTCACCGCCTTTACCGTGGTCGCCAGCATGGAACACGGCGCGCGACAGCGCGGTGGCGAGGGCAAACTCGGCTGGCTCAAGGCCCTTCCGTGGCGCGACCCGGCCTTCGCCGGGATGGCGCTTGCAGGGTTGATGTTTGCCGCAGGCGGATTTAGTGGGATGATCAACGCCGGCATGAATATCAACTACCTCGTGCACAACTCGCTGTGGGTGCCCGGCCACTTCCACCTGACAGTCGGGACTGCCGTCGCGCTGACGTTGATGGCGGGGACGTACTGGCTCCTCCCACAGCTCACCGGCTCCCCGCTGTACAGCAAACAGATCGGCCTGTTTCAGGTGATCCTCTGGTTCGTCGGCATGACGTTCATGTCGAACGCGATGCATCGGGCCGGTCTACTCGGTATTCCGCGCCGGACTGCCGAGCCGCAGTATCAGGATGTCACTTTCGAGGCATCGATTGGGACGGTTGGAGAACTGGACGCCCAGATCGCGCTCGGCGGGACCATCCTCTTTGTCTCACTGGTCCTGTTCCTCGGGAATGCCCTGCTCACCGCGCTTGGGCCCCGCGTCGAGAACCCTGTCGACGATGAGCTGCCTCCGGCACTGTCCGGACCCGAAGACGCCCCGCAGGTCCTCGACAATCTAAAGCTCTGGACGGCAATCGCGATCGTGATGGTTATCCTCGCGTACACGCTCCCTCTCGCCAGCATCGTTAGTGACGGTGGCCTGTTCGGTCTCGGTGGTGAAGCCTTCCCTGTCATGGCCGATCTCACTCACTTCATCGAGGTGTTGCGATGA
- a CDS encoding DUF7546 family protein, with amino-acid sequence MERVHRQTVPETSPPYRLLAAGAGVLLVEVAAVLAYVQTSGATDVSAWQYAYPLIWINLSLVAIVVAWRRSPPVSGTVSVIAGAYFLLLSWVGGLVSIGGAGGGFTVHSLPPGWGPMIVYEGSGLTVSVVPFRVVAYLGLTYLVYVALGRSLGAGSVGLVGLLSCVTCTGSLLALVVGALSGGSVAATGTLDSAAELSLVIYAISLVALVWVIERPAD; translated from the coding sequence ATGGAACGAGTACACCGACAGACGGTTCCTGAGACGTCCCCCCCGTATCGACTGCTTGCAGCGGGTGCCGGAGTGCTCCTGGTGGAAGTAGCCGCCGTGCTGGCGTACGTACAGACGTCCGGTGCGACCGATGTGTCGGCCTGGCAGTATGCGTATCCGTTGATCTGGATCAACCTGTCACTAGTCGCGATTGTCGTCGCATGGCGACGGTCTCCGCCAGTGTCCGGAACGGTCTCTGTGATCGCAGGTGCATACTTTTTGCTCCTCTCGTGGGTCGGCGGGCTCGTCTCTATCGGCGGTGCGGGTGGTGGTTTCACGGTTCATTCGCTCCCCCCCGGGTGGGGACCGATGATCGTCTACGAAGGATCGGGCCTCACAGTATCGGTCGTTCCGTTCCGCGTCGTCGCCTACCTCGGACTGACCTATCTGGTCTACGTTGCACTCGGTCGATCGCTTGGAGCCGGTTCTGTCGGACTGGTCGGCCTGTTGAGCTGTGTGACCTGTACCGGTTCACTGCTTGCCCTCGTCGTCGGTGCACTCAGTGGGGGATCGGTCGCGGCGACTGGAACACTCGATAGTGCGGCAGAACTCTCGTTGGTGATCTATGCAATATCCCTTGTCGCTCTGGTGTGGGTCATCGAACGACCTGCCGATTGA
- a CDS encoding cytochrome c oxidase subunit 3 yields the protein MTVDDAADDHGHHLPAVKDFPRGFGEASWWPFITAVGGSGFYIAAAIYLLGEQLVGGVTFALSALIFLGGIYGWLYHAFVADFWSREADHKHEQKLRWGMLTFLGSEIATFGALFVYYFFIRVGASWPTGDFSDVPALVNSVVIFNTIILLASSATIHYAHVALLNENRKRFIRLFGLTILLGVIFISGWAFEYYEFIVQYNYGFFEGAFSNGFYALTGLHGIHVALGIVMMSIVFVRALRGQYSAERHVSVSTTSMYWHFVDIVWVFLVVVLYVGAGL from the coding sequence ATGACCGTTGACGACGCTGCTGACGACCACGGGCACCACCTTCCCGCGGTGAAAGACTTCCCCCGCGGATTCGGGGAGGCTAGCTGGTGGCCCTTCATTACGGCGGTTGGTGGATCAGGATTTTATATTGCTGCTGCAATCTATCTACTCGGTGAACAACTCGTCGGTGGCGTCACGTTCGCACTGAGTGCACTGATCTTCCTCGGCGGGATCTACGGCTGGCTCTACCACGCCTTCGTCGCCGACTTCTGGAGTCGTGAAGCCGATCATAAACACGAACAGAAGCTTCGGTGGGGAATGCTCACTTTCCTCGGCTCCGAGATAGCTACGTTCGGTGCACTGTTCGTCTACTACTTCTTTATCCGCGTTGGCGCGAGCTGGCCGACCGGTGATTTCAGCGATGTTCCGGCGCTAGTCAATTCCGTTGTGATTTTCAACACGATCATCCTGCTCGCCAGCAGTGCGACGATCCACTACGCACACGTCGCGCTTCTCAACGAGAACCGAAAACGGTTCATCCGACTGTTCGGCCTGACGATCCTCCTCGGCGTGATCTTCATTAGCGGCTGGGCGTTCGAGTACTACGAGTTCATCGTCCAGTACAACTACGGCTTCTTCGAGGGCGCGTTTTCGAACGGTTTCTACGCGCTGACTGGTCTGCACGGTATTCACGTCGCGCTCGGTATCGTCATGATGAGTATCGTATTCGTCCGGGCGCTCAGGGGGCAGTACTCCGCCGAACGTCACGTCTCCGTGAGCACAACCTCGATGTACTGGCACTTCGTCGATATCGTCTGGGTGTTCCTCGTCGTCGTGCTGTACGTCGGCGCAGGGCTGTAA
- a CDS encoding DUF7410 domain-containing protein: MSGSQTHGPSRYEVPDDAPTHSCPYCNRPFRTERLRKLHVGLDHPESIDDDERDTFQEAYLAENDEIGLFRLKVLAVLVLIYFSFLFVYLAVN; this comes from the coding sequence ATGTCTGGAAGCCAAACCCACGGTCCGAGCCGGTACGAGGTTCCGGACGATGCACCGACACACAGCTGTCCGTACTGTAACCGACCGTTCAGGACCGAACGGCTCCGCAAGTTGCACGTCGGGCTCGATCATCCCGAGTCGATCGATGACGACGAACGTGATACGTTTCAGGAAGCCTACTTGGCGGAAAACGATGAGATCGGTCTCTTCCGACTGAAAGTGCTGGCTGTGCTCGTACTGATTTATTTCTCCTTTCTGTTCGTCTACCTGGCCGTCAACTGA
- a CDS encoding DUF7111 family protein produces the protein MSDGTAEADDVTAEYYTTDTERILAFEVDGRTAAIAQNSEGYAMLKVRPSADGDELERYYGFDMALDHAAELLGTSPNDLPVPDAARDMGM, from the coding sequence ATGAGCGACGGGACCGCCGAGGCAGACGACGTCACCGCGGAGTACTACACGACTGACACCGAGCGTATCCTCGCGTTCGAAGTGGACGGCCGGACTGCCGCGATCGCCCAGAACAGCGAAGGCTACGCGATGCTGAAAGTCCGGCCGAGTGCGGACGGCGACGAACTCGAACGCTACTACGGCTTCGACATGGCACTGGACCACGCCGCCGAACTACTGGGGACGTCACCGAACGATCTCCCGGTACCCGACGCTGCGAGGGACATGGGAATGTAA
- a CDS encoding PadR family transcriptional regulator produces the protein MSQWLQSGLRRDLCVLLYDEERNGQALKTAIERRYDRRFEPRQFYGALDQLERTGFVEKRTEGLHDVYALTEPGRRSVERQFEWMREELDYPSST, from the coding sequence ATGTCCCAGTGGCTCCAGAGCGGCCTTCGACGCGACCTCTGTGTACTGCTGTACGACGAGGAACGCAACGGTCAGGCGCTCAAGACGGCGATCGAGCGACGATACGACAGACGGTTCGAGCCGCGGCAGTTCTACGGCGCGCTCGACCAGCTAGAACGAACGGGATTCGTCGAGAAGCGAACCGAGGGACTGCACGACGTGTATGCGCTGACCGAACCGGGACGCCGGAGCGTCGAGCGCCAGTTCGAGTGGATGCGTGAGGAGCTCGACTATCCGTCGAGCACCTGA
- a CDS encoding acyl-CoA dehydrogenase, producing the protein MDFTLTTEQRQIDEMVTEFVDEEVVPRAGEIDETDEFPRDLLDEMADLGLLGMPFPEEYGGAGLDYHSYALALAEISRGSGGLGTIVAAHTSLAGNMLYEFGDDTQKETYLTPLNEGREIGAFALSEPGAGSDVPAMETTADPVGGSDSDAAEYVLNGNKLWISNGSVAETVVVFAKTDEEAGNKGISSFVVRPEEDDGFHVEGTEHKLGDKGCPTAELRFDDLRIPAERRLGAEGDGFVQALKTLNAGRITIAARGVGIAQAALDAAVEYANEREQFDQPIGEFQSIKHKIADMDTRLQAAKLLMHRAADRKIRGEKYIKEAAQAKLYASEVSREVANEGIQIHGGYGYTKDFPVERYYRDAKLNEIYEGTSEVLRNTIGDQVLDG; encoded by the coding sequence ATGGATTTCACGCTCACGACGGAGCAACGCCAGATCGACGAGATGGTGACGGAGTTCGTCGATGAGGAAGTCGTCCCACGGGCAGGGGAGATCGACGAGACCGACGAGTTTCCGCGCGACCTCCTCGACGAGATGGCCGACCTCGGCCTGCTCGGAATGCCGTTTCCAGAGGAGTACGGCGGTGCCGGACTCGATTATCACAGCTACGCGCTCGCGCTGGCGGAGATCAGCCGCGGTAGCGGTGGGCTCGGGACGATCGTCGCCGCCCACACCAGCCTCGCGGGCAATATGCTCTACGAGTTCGGCGACGACACACAGAAAGAAACGTATCTGACGCCGCTCAACGAGGGCCGGGAGATCGGCGCGTTTGCCCTCTCGGAACCGGGCGCGGGCAGTGACGTGCCCGCGATGGAGACGACTGCCGACCCGGTTGGTGGTAGCGATAGCGATGCCGCCGAGTACGTCCTGAACGGCAACAAACTCTGGATCTCGAACGGCTCGGTCGCCGAGACCGTCGTCGTCTTCGCCAAGACCGACGAGGAGGCCGGAAACAAAGGGATCTCCTCGTTCGTGGTTCGACCCGAGGAAGACGACGGGTTCCACGTCGAGGGCACCGAACACAAACTCGGGGATAAGGGCTGTCCGACCGCGGAGTTACGGTTCGACGACCTGCGAATCCCCGCCGAACGTCGCCTCGGCGCGGAGGGCGACGGGTTCGTCCAGGCGCTGAAGACGCTCAATGCCGGGCGGATTACTATCGCGGCCCGTGGGGTTGGAATCGCGCAGGCCGCCCTCGACGCCGCCGTCGAGTACGCAAACGAACGCGAGCAGTTCGACCAGCCTATCGGCGAGTTCCAGTCGATTAAACACAAGATTGCCGACATGGACACCAGACTGCAGGCCGCAAAACTGCTCATGCACCGCGCGGCCGACCGGAAGATTCGGGGAGAGAAGTACATCAAGGAAGCCGCTCAGGCCAAACTCTACGCCAGCGAGGTCTCGCGCGAGGTCGCCAACGAGGGGATCCAGATCCACGGCGGCTACGGCTACACGAAGGATTTCCCTGTCGAGCGCTACTACCGTGACGCGAAGCTCAACGAGATCTACGAGGGGACGAGCGAGGTGCTTCGGAACACGATCGGCGATCAGGTGCTCGACGGATAG
- a CDS encoding phytoene/squalene synthase family protein → MNDTQEVTFDEDLAWCFDAVSDVSRTFAITIDVLDEPMASRICVGYLLCRVADTVEDAGHIPPAIQQELLEEYQEAIARDGDVTVQEFDDDVAEWIPDEPGEDADDWEVVENAPRIVRTFEHLPEADREAIRDPVCELVGGMATFVDRHAETGGLRIETPDELEEYCWYAAGTVGELITNLVTRGTDPQRTEVLQEHARSFALLLQLVNVAKDVTDDYHEENNVYLPASWLREYGVEQDAVCEKQNRREVTSVIERVTDRAAGYLDDALIYLEALPEHRGNTLAAWAIPYLLAVGTIRELRERPEDVLEEGGVKVPKPEVLTLIAQFDGGVDKAALAELRQQMERRPLHQH, encoded by the coding sequence ATGAACGACACCCAAGAGGTGACGTTCGACGAGGACCTGGCCTGGTGTTTCGACGCCGTCTCGGACGTCTCGCGAACGTTTGCGATCACGATTGACGTGCTGGACGAGCCTATGGCTTCGCGGATATGTGTCGGCTACCTCCTCTGTCGCGTCGCGGATACGGTCGAGGACGCGGGCCATATCCCCCCAGCTATCCAGCAGGAGTTGCTTGAAGAGTACCAAGAAGCGATCGCACGTGATGGGGACGTGACAGTCCAAGAGTTCGACGATGACGTCGCCGAGTGGATTCCTGACGAACCCGGCGAGGACGCCGACGACTGGGAGGTCGTCGAGAACGCCCCCCGCATCGTTCGGACCTTCGAGCATCTCCCGGAAGCGGACCGGGAAGCGATACGAGATCCTGTCTGCGAACTGGTTGGCGGAATGGCGACGTTCGTTGACCGGCACGCCGAGACGGGCGGATTGCGGATCGAGACACCCGACGAACTCGAGGAGTACTGCTGGTACGCCGCCGGGACCGTCGGCGAACTCATAACGAATCTGGTCACCCGGGGAACCGACCCACAGCGAACCGAAGTGTTACAGGAACACGCCCGTTCGTTTGCTCTCCTGCTTCAGCTCGTCAACGTTGCAAAGGACGTCACCGACGACTACCACGAGGAGAACAACGTCTACCTGCCCGCGAGCTGGTTACGAGAGTACGGCGTCGAGCAGGACGCCGTCTGCGAGAAACAGAACCGCCGCGAGGTGACGAGCGTGATCGAACGCGTCACCGACCGAGCGGCGGGCTATCTCGACGACGCTCTGATCTATCTCGAAGCGTTGCCGGAACACCGCGGGAACACGCTGGCCGCGTGGGCGATCCCCTATCTGCTCGCTGTCGGGACGATCCGAGAACTCCGCGAACGCCCCGAAGATGTCCTCGAAGAAGGCGGCGTCAAGGTGCCAAAGCCCGAAGTACTCACGCTGATCGCGCAGTTCGACGGCGGTGTCGACAAGGCCGCACTGGCCGAGTTGCGCCAGCAGATGGAGCGTCGTCCGCTCCACCAGCACTGA
- a CDS encoding ThuA domain-containing protein, producing the protein MVSVTVWNEYRHERENDEVGEIYPDGIHTALAELLEDAGHDVRTATLDEDEHGLPQAVLDDTDVLLWWGHIAHDEVRDDVAERVVERVREGMGFLPLHSAHYSKPFKRLMGTSCSLKWREVGETERLWTVEPGHPITAGLDESIEVPKAEMYGERFDVPQPDALVFVSWFEGGEVFRSGCCYRRGSGRIFYFRPGHEEYPIYFQDEIRQVIVNAVDWAAPTDGPEPYFGNAEPAESIEK; encoded by the coding sequence ATGGTCAGTGTCACTGTCTGGAACGAGTACCGACATGAGCGAGAGAACGATGAAGTCGGTGAGATCTATCCCGATGGAATCCACACCGCCCTCGCGGAACTGCTCGAAGACGCGGGCCACGACGTCCGCACTGCGACGCTCGACGAGGACGAGCATGGTCTCCCCCAGGCGGTCCTCGACGACACTGATGTCCTCCTGTGGTGGGGCCATATCGCCCATGACGAAGTGCGCGACGACGTCGCAGAGCGCGTCGTCGAACGGGTCCGGGAGGGGATGGGCTTTCTGCCACTCCACTCCGCACACTACTCGAAGCCGTTCAAGCGTCTGATGGGGACGAGCTGTTCGCTCAAGTGGCGCGAAGTCGGCGAGACCGAACGGCTCTGGACTGTCGAGCCGGGACACCCGATCACCGCCGGTCTCGACGAGTCCATTGAGGTGCCAAAAGCGGAGATGTACGGCGAGCGCTTCGACGTACCACAGCCCGATGCGCTTGTCTTCGTGAGCTGGTTCGAGGGCGGCGAAGTGTTCCGCAGCGGCTGTTGTTACCGCCGTGGGAGCGGCCGGATCTTCTACTTCCGCCCCGGCCACGAGGAGTACCCGATCTACTTCCAGGACGAGATTCGACAGGTGATCGTAAACGCCGTCGACTGGGCCGCGCCGACCGACGGACCGGAGCCGTACTTCGGAAACGCCGAGCCAGCCGAGTCGATCGAAAAGTAG
- a CDS encoding ribbon-helix-helix domain-containing protein — protein sequence MPKVEINVPEHLEMQITQMIEQGEFVNREEAIEDLLSAGLKAYKTSGPSDDTQQGFDEGLEDDGMMGHDDEYVF from the coding sequence ATGCCCAAAGTCGAGATCAACGTGCCCGAACATCTGGAGATGCAGATCACACAGATGATCGAGCAAGGCGAGTTCGTAAACCGTGAAGAAGCGATCGAAGACCTGCTGTCCGCAGGCCTCAAAGCGTACAAGACGAGCGGTCCTTCCGACGACACACAACAGGGGTTCGACGAAGGGCTGGAAGACGACGGAATGATGGGTCACGACGACGAGTACGTCTTCTAG
- a CDS encoding DUF5827 family protein, giving the protein MPIPKSEFDQLFPCEFSTPEDLLEPDQLYTVYEIARLLQQLDPDAELEAETEDVLLDWAIPWVMVHADDLVIADPRSEDEPGYYGLQTDE; this is encoded by the coding sequence ATGCCGATACCAAAATCCGAGTTCGATCAGCTCTTTCCCTGCGAATTCAGCACGCCCGAAGATCTGCTCGAACCGGACCAACTGTACACAGTCTACGAGATCGCTCGCCTGCTCCAGCAACTCGACCCGGACGCCGAGCTGGAGGCCGAAACCGAGGACGTCCTGCTCGACTGGGCGATCCCGTGGGTGATGGTCCACGCCGACGATCTGGTGATCGCCGACCCCCGATCAGAGGATGAACCGGGCTACTACGGCCTGCAGACCGACGAGTAG
- a CDS encoding MBL fold metallo-hydrolase encodes MVTNIAKGVQAFTSNAFLVPGDRTVLVDTGANFDAVGRLRERVDTLDAVVLTHTHQDHIDNVPAITDAFDVETWGYDADHSAVDVAITDEETLILGDDEYVALHTPGHKNDHLCFYSAAASRLFAGDLVFQNGAFGRTDLPEGDRELLVESIDRVLARIDDSLSELHVGHGPSVTNEPYSQIELSRRMARER; translated from the coding sequence ATGGTTACGAACATCGCGAAGGGCGTACAGGCGTTCACCAGCAACGCGTTTCTCGTTCCGGGTGACCGGACGGTGCTCGTCGACACAGGCGCGAACTTCGACGCCGTTGGCAGACTCCGCGAGCGCGTCGACACGCTCGATGCGGTGGTCCTGACGCACACACATCAGGACCACATCGACAACGTGCCCGCAATCACGGACGCCTTCGATGTCGAGACGTGGGGCTACGATGCCGACCACTCAGCCGTCGACGTTGCCATCACGGACGAGGAAACCCTCATACTCGGCGACGACGAGTACGTCGCCCTGCACACGCCGGGTCACAAGAACGATCACCTCTGTTTTTATTCGGCGGCGGCGAGCCGGCTGTTCGCTGGCGACCTCGTGTTTCAGAACGGCGCGTTCGGTCGGACGGATCTTCCTGAAGGCGATCGTGAACTGCTGGTCGAGAGTATCGATAGAGTGCTCGCCCGAATCGACGACTCGCTCTCTGAGTTACACGTGGGCCACGGGCCGAGCGTCACGAACGAGCCCTACTCCCAGATCGAGCTTTCCAGGCGAATGGCGCGCGAGCGATGA
- the thyX gene encoding FAD-dependent thymidylate synthase, with protein MEVQLLEATENPEEVICTGARNDYMSEFVGDQSFEETMESVDGETIEDKKATLIGHLLNHGHFGPFEHPQITFAVKGISRSCMAQITRHRHVSFDVQSMRYVAFDDVDPADVEDGEMVVTPPSASDPNWVGRNQKAGQVDDETVERREEIFQRSVRQSVEDYQELLDLGMPPEDARFVLPIGTEVNMVMSMNARMLMHVADMRGEADAQWEIRGLTEDILDIAEEWCPITFEYYNEHMKGRKNRLAP; from the coding sequence ATGGAAGTCCAACTGCTCGAAGCAACGGAAAACCCCGAGGAGGTCATCTGTACCGGCGCGCGGAACGACTACATGTCCGAATTCGTTGGCGACCAGTCCTTCGAGGAGACGATGGAGTCGGTAGACGGTGAAACGATCGAAGACAAAAAGGCGACACTGATCGGCCATCTGCTCAACCACGGCCACTTTGGGCCGTTCGAGCACCCGCAAATAACGTTCGCCGTGAAAGGGATCAGTCGCTCGTGTATGGCACAGATCACGCGTCACCGCCACGTCTCTTTCGACGTGCAGTCGATGCGCTACGTCGCCTTCGACGACGTTGATCCTGCTGACGTCGAGGACGGCGAGATGGTTGTCACACCCCCCTCTGCGAGCGACCCCAACTGGGTCGGCCGGAATCAGAAAGCGGGACAGGTCGACGACGAGACGGTCGAGCGTCGCGAGGAGATATTTCAGCGGTCGGTACGCCAGTCGGTGGAGGACTATCAGGAACTGCTTGATCTGGGGATGCCGCCGGAGGACGCCCGATTCGTCCTACCGATCGGGACTGAAGTGAACATGGTGATGTCGATGAACGCCCGGATGCTGATGCACGTGGCGGATATGCGAGGCGAAGCCGACGCGCAGTGGGAGATCCGTGGACTAACCGAGGATATCCTCGATATTGCCGAAGAATGGTGTCCGATCACGTTCGAGTACTACAACGAGCACATGAAAGGACGGAAGAACCGATTGGCTCCCTGA
- a CDS encoding helix-turn-helix transcriptional regulator, which yields MERSLGIGLVVILLIVGTLGVIPATGSVTAGEHVSTSEVETDSQLSAAQSEEVDNEQFKLTIHENGTVQWTFQTNRHLDDDEEVEQFETFAAEFNDDEDHQLFADFRDQAEALVRNADDELDREMAARQFEREAGVETDTQGNSVGVVRMSFYWEGFGDQQDDRVVVGDIYEGGHYIGEDQWIVFEAGDGLVFTEYEPRETGEYSGSELTDSDSITWKGEEVFSDNQPRAVLQPADAVDESEVNGEPNANPNGSEDDDPWMLFTGIIVLVLGIGIIVAWRRDATVFERLVPANTAEQSRDSTEPSASESTDDPAVPDEELLTDEARVRSLLEENGGRMKQVRIVEETGWSKSKVSMLLSDMEDEGELSKLRVGRENIISLDGHEPEAAGSPFDDE from the coding sequence ATGGAGCGCTCGCTGGGTATCGGACTCGTGGTTATTCTGCTGATTGTGGGTACTCTGGGTGTTATTCCTGCAACCGGCAGTGTGACGGCAGGCGAGCACGTCTCAACGAGCGAAGTTGAAACCGACAGCCAGCTGTCGGCCGCTCAGAGCGAGGAAGTCGACAACGAACAGTTCAAGCTCACGATCCACGAGAACGGGACGGTACAGTGGACGTTCCAGACGAACCGGCATCTCGACGACGATGAAGAGGTCGAACAGTTCGAGACGTTCGCAGCCGAGTTCAATGACGACGAGGACCACCAGTTGTTCGCCGACTTCCGCGATCAGGCGGAGGCACTCGTCAGGAATGCGGATGACGAACTGGACCGTGAGATGGCGGCCCGGCAGTTCGAACGCGAGGCTGGCGTTGAAACCGACACGCAGGGTAACTCGGTCGGCGTCGTCAGAATGTCGTTTTACTGGGAAGGGTTCGGTGACCAACAGGACGACCGCGTGGTGGTCGGCGATATCTACGAGGGCGGACACTACATCGGTGAGGATCAGTGGATCGTCTTCGAGGCCGGAGATGGACTCGTCTTCACTGAATACGAGCCGAGAGAGACCGGAGAGTACTCGGGATCGGAGCTGACCGACAGCGACTCGATTACGTGGAAGGGAGAGGAGGTCTTCAGCGATAACCAGCCACGAGCGGTCCTTCAGCCTGCAGATGCAGTCGATGAATCGGAGGTGAACGGTGAACCGAACGCGAATCCGAACGGGTCGGAAGACGACGATCCGTGGATGCTGTTCACCGGGATTATCGTGCTCGTGCTCGGAATCGGAATTATCGTCGCGTGGCGACGTGATGCGACGGTGTTCGAACGGCTTGTGCCCGCCAATACGGCCGAGCAATCGAGGGATTCGACTGAGCCGTCGGCGTCGGAGTCGACGGACGACCCGGCGGTTCCTGACGAGGAGTTACTGACCGACGAAGCGCGCGTGAGGTCGCTCCTCGAGGAGAACGGCGGCCGGATGAAACAGGTTCGGATCGTCGAAGAGACCGGCTGGTCGAAGTCGAAGGTGAGTATGCTTCTCTCGGATATGGAAGACGAGGGAGAGCTCTCGAAGTTACGGGTGGGCCGTGAGAACATCATCAGTCTCGATGGACACGAACCGGAAGCCGCCGGATCGCCGTTCGACGACGAGTAA